Proteins encoded by one window of Cervus canadensis isolate Bull #8, Minnesota chromosome 18, ASM1932006v1, whole genome shotgun sequence:
- the LOC122420587 gene encoding zinc finger protein 665-like isoform X2: protein MDEEAQKRKEQESGMAVSQAQLTFKDLFIDFTPKEWECLDPAQKTLYKDVMVETLRNLLSVDMSHIDKIKKLQAKVNSGKGEIFQRVMFGRAESLEIKDFHLRDIQENIHDFDCLWTDDERNDKGMSTSHNKNLTDGRHHPSRSDVGRRPFERHGSSFQNELQVVQSEGIIFECIQVVTNVRATGLPPQRTRNVCKGFSHKHEDAVMHPSELSPDHETQKKRPYKCNECDITFLQDSELTGHQRIHIGGKPYKCDVCGKAFNQTTKLAIHWRIHTGEKPHKCDVCGKTFIQIGNLAVSQKIHTGEKPYKCGVCDHCFQQSTHLENHQRIHTRVKPYKCDVSGKDFSQTASLSVHQRIHSGEKPYKCNVCDKAFRHTGSLTVHQRLHTGVKPYKCDVCGRTFRVNSHLAVHLRVHTGEKQYKCDVCGKAFNEAAKLAVHQRFHMGEKRYKCDICGRAFSQTANLAVHRRIHTGETPYKCDVCGKVFTRTGHLAVHQRVHTGEKPYKCQVCGKSFSSNSSLAVHWRIHTGETPYKCDVCGKAFTHTGDLAVHQRVHTGEKPYKCDVCGKGFSETSSLAVHRRVHTGEKPYKCHVCGKSFTSNSSLAVHWRIHTGEKPYKCDVCGKAFNQSPHLAVHRRVHTGEKPYKCDACGKGFSETSRLAIHWRIHTGEKPYKCDVCGKAFAHTGHLAVHQRVHTGEKPYKCDVCGKGFRETSSLAVHRRVHTGEKPYKCDVCGKSFSSHSSLAVHWRIHTGEKPHKCDVCGKGFSINSSLAAHRRIHTGEKPYKCDVCGKAFTRTGHLAVHQRVHTGEKPYKCYVCGKGFSQTASLAAHRRIHTGEKPYKCDVCGKAFTRTGHLAVHQRVHTGEKS, encoded by the exons gcACAGTTGACCTTCAAGGATCTGTTCATAGATTTCACTCCCaaggagtgggaatgcctggacccTGCCCAGAAGACCTTGTACAAGGATGTGATGGTGGAGACCCTCAGGAATCTGCTGTCTGTAG ATATGTCTCATATAGATAAGATCAAGAAATTACAGGCAAAAGTAAACAGTGGTAAAGGGGAGATTTTTCAAAGAGTGATGTTTGGAAGAGCTGAAAGCCTTGAAATCAAAGATTTTCACCTGAGGGACATCCAGGAAAATATACATGATTTTGATTGTCTGTGGACAGAtgatgaaagaaatgacaaaGGAATGTCTACATCCCATAACAAAAACCTCACTGATGGAAGACATCATCCTAGTAGAAGTGATGTAGGAAGGAGACCTTTTGAGAGGCACGGATCAAGCTTTCAGAATGAATTGCAGGTGGTACAATCTGAAGGGATAATTTTTGAATGTATTCAAGTTGTGACAAATGTCAGGGCCACAGGTTTACCACCTCAGAGAACTCGTAATGTCTGCAAAGGCTTTTCTCATAAACATGAGGATGCTGTTATGCATCCTTCAGAACTGTCACCAGACcatgaaacacaaaagaaaagaccTTACAAATGTAATGAGTGTGACATAACCTTTCTTCAGGACTCAGAACTCACTGGACATCAAAGAATCCATATAGGAGGAAAACCATATAAATGCGACGTGTGTGGCAAGGCTTTTAATCAAACTACAAAACTTGCAATTCAttggagaattcatactggagagaaaccacataaatgtgatgtatgtgggaAGACTTTTATTCAAATTGGAAACCTTGCAGTTAGTCagaaaattcatactggagagaaaccatataaatgtggtgtgtgtgatcaCTGCTTTCAACAAAGTACACACCTTGAaaatcatcagagaattcataccagagtgaaaccatataaatgtgatgtttcTGGAAAGGACTTTAGTCAAACTGCAAGCCTTTCagttcatcagagaattcattctGGAGAGAAGCCATACAAATGCAATGTATGTGACAAGGCGTTTCGTCATACTGGAAGCCTTACTGTTCATCAGAGACTTCATACTGGAgtgaaaccatataaatgtgatgtgtgtggcaGGACTTTTAGAGTAAATTCACACCTTGCTGTTCATTTGAGAGtacatactggagagaaacaatataaatgtgatgtatgtggcaaggcctttaATGAAGCTGCAAAGCTTGCAGTTCATCAGAGATTCCATATGGGAGAGAAACGatataaatgtgatatatgtggCAGAGCCTTTAGTCAAACTGCAAACCTTGCAGTTCAtcggagaattcatactggagagacaccatataaatgtgatgtgtgtggcaAGGTGTTTACTCGTACTGGACATCTTGCTgttcatcagagagttcatactggagagaagccatatAAATGTCAGGTATGTGGCAAGTCCTTTAGTTCAAATTCAAGCCTTGCAGTTCAttggagaattcatactggagagacaccatataaatgtgatgtgtgtggcaAGGCGTTTACTCATACCGGAGATCTTGCTgttcatcagagagttcatactggagagaaaccatataaatgtgatgtatgtggcaaaggctttagtgaAACTTCAAGCCTTGCAGTTCACcggagagttcatactggagagaagccatatAAATGTCATGTATGTGGCAAGTCCTTTACTTCAAATTCAAGCCTTGCAGTTCAttggagaattcatactggagagaaaccatataaatgtgatgtatgtggcaaggcctttaATCAGTCTCCACATCTTGCAGTTCATcggagagttcatactggagagaaaccatataaatgtgatgcatgtggcaaaggctttagtgaAACTTCAAGGCTTGCAATTCAttggagaattcatactggagagaagccatataaatgtgatgtgtgtggcaAGGCGTTTGCTCATACTGGACATCTTGCTgttcatcagagagttcatactggagagaaaccatataaatgtgatgtatgtggcaaaggctttaggGAAACTTCAAGCCTTGCAGTTCATcggagagttcatactggagagaagccatataaatgtgatgtatgtggcaag TCCTTTAGTTCACATTCAAGCCTTGCAGTTCAttggagaattcatactggagagaaaccacataaatgtgatgtatgtggcaaaggctttagtataaATTCAAGCCTTGCAGCTCAtcggagaattcatactggagagaagccatataaatgtgatgtgtgtggcaAGGCATTTACTCGTACTGGACATCTTGCTgttcatcagagagttcatactggagagaaaccatataaatgctatgtatgtggcaaaggctttagtcAAACTGCAAGCCTTGCAGCTCAtcggagaattcatactggagagaagccatataaatgtgatgtgtgtggcaAGGCGTTTACTCGTACTGGACATCTTGCTgttcatcagagagttcatactggagagaaatcttaa
- the LOC122420587 gene encoding zinc finger protein 665-like isoform X1, with translation MDEEAQKRKEQESGMAVSQAQLTFKDLFIDFTPKEWECLDPAQKTLYKDVMVETLRNLLSVDMSHIDKIKKLQAKVNSGKGEIFQRVMFGRAESLEIKDFHLRDIQENIHDFDCLWTDDERNDKGMSTSHNKNLTDGRHHPSRSDVGRRPFERHGSSFQNELQVVQSEGIIFECIQVVTNVRATGLPPQRTRNVCKGFSHKHEDAVMHPSELSPDHETQKKRPYKCNECDITFLQDSELTGHQRIHIGGKPYKCDVCGKAFNQTTKLAIHWRIHTGEKPHKCDVCGKTFIQIGNLAVSQKIHTGEKPYKCGVCDHCFQQSTHLENHQRIHTRVKPYKCDVSGKDFSQTASLSVHQRIHSGEKPYKCNVCDKAFRHTGSLTVHQRLHTGVKPYKCDVCGRTFRVNSHLAVHLRVHTGEKQYKCDVCGKAFNEAAKLAVHQRFHMGEKRYKCDICGRAFSQTANLAVHRRIHTGETPYKCDVCGKVFTRTGHLAVHQRVHTGEKPYKCQVCGKSFSSNSSLAVHWRIHTGETPYKCDVCGKAFTHTGDLAVHQRVHTGEKPYKCDVCGKGFSETSSLAVHRRVHTGEKPYKCHVCGKSFTSNSSLAVHWRIHTGEKPYKCDVCGKAFNQSPHLAVHRRVHTGEKPYKCDACGKGFSETSRLAIHWRIHTGEKPYKCDVCGKAFAHTGHLAVHQRVHTGEKPYKCDVCGKGFRETSSLAVHRRVHTGEKPYKCDVCGKAFNQSTHFAVHQRIHTGEKPYKCDVCGKGFSETSSLAVHRRVHTGEKPYKCHVCGKSFSSHSSLAVHWRIHTGEKPHKCDVCGKGFSINSSLAAHRRIHTGEKPYKCDVCGKAFTRTGHLAVHQRVHTGEKPYKCYVCGKGFSQTASLAAHRRIHTGEKPYKCDVCGKAFTRTGHLAVHQRVHTGEKS, from the exons gcACAGTTGACCTTCAAGGATCTGTTCATAGATTTCACTCCCaaggagtgggaatgcctggacccTGCCCAGAAGACCTTGTACAAGGATGTGATGGTGGAGACCCTCAGGAATCTGCTGTCTGTAG ATATGTCTCATATAGATAAGATCAAGAAATTACAGGCAAAAGTAAACAGTGGTAAAGGGGAGATTTTTCAAAGAGTGATGTTTGGAAGAGCTGAAAGCCTTGAAATCAAAGATTTTCACCTGAGGGACATCCAGGAAAATATACATGATTTTGATTGTCTGTGGACAGAtgatgaaagaaatgacaaaGGAATGTCTACATCCCATAACAAAAACCTCACTGATGGAAGACATCATCCTAGTAGAAGTGATGTAGGAAGGAGACCTTTTGAGAGGCACGGATCAAGCTTTCAGAATGAATTGCAGGTGGTACAATCTGAAGGGATAATTTTTGAATGTATTCAAGTTGTGACAAATGTCAGGGCCACAGGTTTACCACCTCAGAGAACTCGTAATGTCTGCAAAGGCTTTTCTCATAAACATGAGGATGCTGTTATGCATCCTTCAGAACTGTCACCAGACcatgaaacacaaaagaaaagaccTTACAAATGTAATGAGTGTGACATAACCTTTCTTCAGGACTCAGAACTCACTGGACATCAAAGAATCCATATAGGAGGAAAACCATATAAATGCGACGTGTGTGGCAAGGCTTTTAATCAAACTACAAAACTTGCAATTCAttggagaattcatactggagagaaaccacataaatgtgatgtatgtgggaAGACTTTTATTCAAATTGGAAACCTTGCAGTTAGTCagaaaattcatactggagagaaaccatataaatgtggtgtgtgtgatcaCTGCTTTCAACAAAGTACACACCTTGAaaatcatcagagaattcataccagagtgaaaccatataaatgtgatgtttcTGGAAAGGACTTTAGTCAAACTGCAAGCCTTTCagttcatcagagaattcattctGGAGAGAAGCCATACAAATGCAATGTATGTGACAAGGCGTTTCGTCATACTGGAAGCCTTACTGTTCATCAGAGACTTCATACTGGAgtgaaaccatataaatgtgatgtgtgtggcaGGACTTTTAGAGTAAATTCACACCTTGCTGTTCATTTGAGAGtacatactggagagaaacaatataaatgtgatgtatgtggcaaggcctttaATGAAGCTGCAAAGCTTGCAGTTCATCAGAGATTCCATATGGGAGAGAAACGatataaatgtgatatatgtggCAGAGCCTTTAGTCAAACTGCAAACCTTGCAGTTCAtcggagaattcatactggagagacaccatataaatgtgatgtgtgtggcaAGGTGTTTACTCGTACTGGACATCTTGCTgttcatcagagagttcatactggagagaagccatatAAATGTCAGGTATGTGGCAAGTCCTTTAGTTCAAATTCAAGCCTTGCAGTTCAttggagaattcatactggagagacaccatataaatgtgatgtgtgtggcaAGGCGTTTACTCATACCGGAGATCTTGCTgttcatcagagagttcatactggagagaaaccatataaatgtgatgtatgtggcaaaggctttagtgaAACTTCAAGCCTTGCAGTTCACcggagagttcatactggagagaagccatatAAATGTCATGTATGTGGCAAGTCCTTTACTTCAAATTCAAGCCTTGCAGTTCAttggagaattcatactggagagaaaccatataaatgtgatgtatgtggcaaggcctttaATCAGTCTCCACATCTTGCAGTTCATcggagagttcatactggagagaaaccatataaatgtgatgcatgtggcaaaggctttagtgaAACTTCAAGGCTTGCAATTCAttggagaattcatactggagagaagccatataaatgtgatgtgtgtggcaAGGCGTTTGCTCATACTGGACATCTTGCTgttcatcagagagttcatactggagagaaaccatataaatgtgatgtatgtggcaaaggctttaggGAAACTTCAAGCCTTGCAGTTCATcggagagttcatactggagagaagccatataaatgtgatgtatgtggcaaggcctttaATCAGTCTACACATTTTGCagttcatcagagaattcatactggagagaaaccatataaatgtgatgtatgtggcaaaggctttagtgaAACTTCAAGCCTTGCAGTTCATcggagagttcatactggagagaagccatatAAATGTCATGTATGTGGCAAGTCCTTTAGTTCACATTCAAGCCTTGCAGTTCAttggagaattcatactggagagaaaccacataaatgtgatgtatgtggcaaaggctttagtataaATTCAAGCCTTGCAGCTCAtcggagaattcatactggagagaagccatataaatgtgatgtgtgtggcaAGGCATTTACTCGTACTGGACATCTTGCTgttcatcagagagttcatactggagagaaaccatataaatgctatgtatgtggcaaaggctttagtcAAACTGCAAGCCTTGCAGCTCAtcggagaattcatactggagagaagccatataaatgtgatgtgtgtggcaAGGCGTTTACTCGTACTGGACATCTTGCTgttcatcagagagttcatactggagagaaatcttaa